One Cicer arietinum cultivar CDC Frontier isolate Library 1 chromosome 8, Cicar.CDCFrontier_v2.0, whole genome shotgun sequence DNA segment encodes these proteins:
- the LOC101499339 gene encoding nudix hydrolase 18, mitochondrial-like, protein MFLITTSSSKSSYHNYNYNNNNNNNNKHFLLILSFLFLITKYKDNKAFLMGLLLSRTLACKFFYPLLFSKKVHNDFFPQQLENMICLVSPRTGRHLQRYEKGCRQVVGCIPYRYKSNGTQEKEIEVLLISAQKGHGMQFPKGGWESDESMEQAALRETIEEAGVLGSVEGNLGKWYYKSKRQPTMHEGYMFPLLVSKELDNWPEMNLRKRKWLSVAEAKEICPYAWMKEALDELLSRQTNSI, encoded by the exons ATGTTTCTTATTACAACCTCTTCATCTAAATCTTCttatcataattataattataataacaataataacaataacaacaaacATTTTCTTCTTATTCTCTCTTTCCTTTTTCTCATCACCAAATACAAAGATAACAAAGCCTTTCTAATGGGTCTCTTACTTTCAAGAACTTTGGCTTGCAAATTCTTTTACCCTTTACTTTTTTCTAAGAAAGTTCATAATGATTTTTTCCCTCAACAATTAGAAAATATGATCTGTTTGGTATCCCCTCGAACAGGAAGACATTTGCAAAGATATGAAAAAGGCTGTCGACAAGTTGTGGG ATGCATTCCTTATAGATACAAAAGCAATGGAACccaagaaaaagaaattgaagtTCTTTTAATCAGTGCTCAAAAGGGTCATGGAATGCAGTTTCCAAAG GGTGGTTGGGAAAGTGATGAATCCATGGAGCAAGCTGCTTTGAGAGAAACCATAGAGGAAGCTGGAGTACTTGGCAGTGTTGag GGTAATTTGGGAAAATGGTATTATAAGAGCAAACGCCAACCTACTATGCATGAAGGGTATATGTTCCCTTTGCTTGTTAGCAAGGAGTTGGATAATTGGCCAGAAATGAacttaagaaaaagaaaatgg TTGAGTGTGGCtgaagcaaaagaaatatgCCCATATGCTTGGATGAAAGAAGCTTTAGATGAATTGCTTAGTAGACAAACCAATTCAATCTAA
- the LOC101499020 gene encoding uncharacterized protein isoform X1 yields the protein MKMREKSKCDYEALRNARMLQNKVRLESLGILNKVSKLREASIQTKKHRASVKRVYGLTPLRRSQRIKDVAATGTTSAAVTDDNLLLRRSHRLKICYPSNAVTPKQVNLMSEKVTTEEGEEEKKRWIVTTDNGEEENRPANAPLIELNRKDVELLISAACSARRCDSKGRGSVYNPVLGICCHFCRQKKLCGEEDCKRCGNCDVDEPCLGKTDCSVCHSSHGVFCRACLKVRYGEEIEVVRENKGWMCPHCIEEKGIKPYWICNSSICLRKRKMPPTGIAIHKAKEMGYESVAHLLMEELKRENKHQR from the exons atgaaaatgagagAGAAATCAAAATGCGACTACGAAGCTCTCAGAAACGCTCGCATGTTACAAAACAAg gTTCGATTGGAATCTCTTGGTATTTTGAATAAAGTTTCGAAGCTTCGAGAAGCTTCTATTCAAACCAAAAAGCATCGTGCATCTGTCAAAAGAGTCTACGGTCTCACTCCCCTGCGCCGCTCACAGAGAATCAAGGACGTTGCTGCCACCGGCACCACTTCCGCCGCCGTCACCGACGACAACCTTCTGCTGCGCCGATCTCATCGTTTGAAAATTTGTTACCCTAGCAACGCTGTTACACCAAAACAAG TGAATTTGATGTCAGAGAAGGTAACTACAGAAGAAGGGGAAGAAGAGAAGAAGAGATGGATTGTAACTACTGATAATGGAGAAGAAGAGAATAGGCCTGCCAATGCACCTCTCATTGAACTGAATCGGAAGGATGTAGAGCTTCTTATTTCAGCCGCATGTTCTGCCCGGCGCTGCGATAGCAAGGGTAGAGGCAGTGTCTACAATCCAGTTTTGGGGATATGCTGCCATTTTTGCAG GCAAAAGAAATTGTGTGGGGAAGAAGACTGCAAAAGATGTGGGAATTGTGATGTGGATGAACCTTGTTTAG GAAAGACTGATTGTTCAGTGTGCCACTCAAGCCATGGTGTCTTTTGTAGAGCCTGCCTCAAGGTTCGATATGGTGAAG AAATTGAGGTGGTAAGAGAGAACAAGGGATGGATGTGCCCACATTGCATAGAAGAGAAAGGAATAAAACCTTACTGGATATGTAACAG CTCAATATGCCTACGGAAACGGAAGATGCCCCCAACTGGGATCGCAATACACAAAG CTAAGGAAATGGGATATGAATCAGTAGCACATCTACTAATGGAAGAACTTAAACGTGAAAACAAGCACCAAAGATAA
- the LOC101499020 gene encoding uncharacterized protein isoform X2 codes for MKMREKSKCDYEALRNARMLQNKVRLESLGILNKVSKLREASIQTKKHRASVKRVYGLTPLRRSQRIKDVAATGTTSAAVTDDNLLLRRSHRLKICYPSNAVTPKQEKVTTEEGEEEKKRWIVTTDNGEEENRPANAPLIELNRKDVELLISAACSARRCDSKGRGSVYNPVLGICCHFCRQKKLCGEEDCKRCGNCDVDEPCLGKTDCSVCHSSHGVFCRACLKVRYGEEIEVVRENKGWMCPHCIEEKGIKPYWICNSSICLRKRKMPPTGIAIHKAKEMGYESVAHLLMEELKRENKHQR; via the exons atgaaaatgagagAGAAATCAAAATGCGACTACGAAGCTCTCAGAAACGCTCGCATGTTACAAAACAAg gTTCGATTGGAATCTCTTGGTATTTTGAATAAAGTTTCGAAGCTTCGAGAAGCTTCTATTCAAACCAAAAAGCATCGTGCATCTGTCAAAAGAGTCTACGGTCTCACTCCCCTGCGCCGCTCACAGAGAATCAAGGACGTTGCTGCCACCGGCACCACTTCCGCCGCCGTCACCGACGACAACCTTCTGCTGCGCCGATCTCATCGTTTGAAAATTTGTTACCCTAGCAACGCTGTTACACCAAAACAAG AGAAGGTAACTACAGAAGAAGGGGAAGAAGAGAAGAAGAGATGGATTGTAACTACTGATAATGGAGAAGAAGAGAATAGGCCTGCCAATGCACCTCTCATTGAACTGAATCGGAAGGATGTAGAGCTTCTTATTTCAGCCGCATGTTCTGCCCGGCGCTGCGATAGCAAGGGTAGAGGCAGTGTCTACAATCCAGTTTTGGGGATATGCTGCCATTTTTGCAG GCAAAAGAAATTGTGTGGGGAAGAAGACTGCAAAAGATGTGGGAATTGTGATGTGGATGAACCTTGTTTAG GAAAGACTGATTGTTCAGTGTGCCACTCAAGCCATGGTGTCTTTTGTAGAGCCTGCCTCAAGGTTCGATATGGTGAAG AAATTGAGGTGGTAAGAGAGAACAAGGGATGGATGTGCCCACATTGCATAGAAGAGAAAGGAATAAAACCTTACTGGATATGTAACAG CTCAATATGCCTACGGAAACGGAAGATGCCCCCAACTGGGATCGCAATACACAAAG CTAAGGAAATGGGATATGAATCAGTAGCACATCTACTAATGGAAGAACTTAAACGTGAAAACAAGCACCAAAGATAA
- the LOC101499020 gene encoding uncharacterized protein isoform X3, whose product MKMREKSKCDYEALRNARMLQNKVRLESLGILNKVSKLREASIQTKKHRASVKRVYGLTPLRRSQRIKDVAATGTTSAAVTDDNLLLRRSHRLKICYPSNAVTPKQVNLMSEKVTTEEGEEEKKRWIVTTDNGEEENRPANAPLIELNRKDVELLISAACSARRCDSKGRGSVYNPVLGICCHFCRQKKLCGEEDCKRCGNCDVDEPCLGKTDCSVCHSSHGVFCRACLKVRYGEEIEVVRENKGWMCPHCIEEKGIKPYWICNSSICLRKRKMPPTGIAIHKG is encoded by the exons atgaaaatgagagAGAAATCAAAATGCGACTACGAAGCTCTCAGAAACGCTCGCATGTTACAAAACAAg gTTCGATTGGAATCTCTTGGTATTTTGAATAAAGTTTCGAAGCTTCGAGAAGCTTCTATTCAAACCAAAAAGCATCGTGCATCTGTCAAAAGAGTCTACGGTCTCACTCCCCTGCGCCGCTCACAGAGAATCAAGGACGTTGCTGCCACCGGCACCACTTCCGCCGCCGTCACCGACGACAACCTTCTGCTGCGCCGATCTCATCGTTTGAAAATTTGTTACCCTAGCAACGCTGTTACACCAAAACAAG TGAATTTGATGTCAGAGAAGGTAACTACAGAAGAAGGGGAAGAAGAGAAGAAGAGATGGATTGTAACTACTGATAATGGAGAAGAAGAGAATAGGCCTGCCAATGCACCTCTCATTGAACTGAATCGGAAGGATGTAGAGCTTCTTATTTCAGCCGCATGTTCTGCCCGGCGCTGCGATAGCAAGGGTAGAGGCAGTGTCTACAATCCAGTTTTGGGGATATGCTGCCATTTTTGCAG GCAAAAGAAATTGTGTGGGGAAGAAGACTGCAAAAGATGTGGGAATTGTGATGTGGATGAACCTTGTTTAG GAAAGACTGATTGTTCAGTGTGCCACTCAAGCCATGGTGTCTTTTGTAGAGCCTGCCTCAAGGTTCGATATGGTGAAG AAATTGAGGTGGTAAGAGAGAACAAGGGATGGATGTGCCCACATTGCATAGAAGAGAAAGGAATAAAACCTTACTGGATATGTAACAG CTCAATATGCCTACGGAAACGGAAGATGCCCCCAACTGGGATCGCAATACACAAAGGTTAG